In Bacillota bacterium, the sequence GCAGTCCCTATATTCAAGTGCCGATACACTTGCATGGAGTCGGCAGAAATAATTTCCCCATTCAATTGGTGGGCAACTTTGATAGCTATATTGGTCTTACCCACAGCAGTAGGACCTAAGATTACCAGCAAAGGATCCATATTGCTCCTCCCTACGTTACCCGACGCCAGAAGCGGCGGTCCAGTTCGTCTCTGCTCAACCAAACCAATGTTGGGCGCCCGTGAGGACAATTATAGGGGTGTTGGCAATGACTGAGTTGAGTCAGCAGGAGATTGGCGTCTTCGACCGTTACGGATTGTCCGGCTCGGATCGCAGCATGGCACGCCAAGGTCACCTGCAGGCGCTGACGTTGTTGTTCCCAGGTTAACTGGTCTCGGGGATCTGATTCTTCATTTAAGAGTTCCTGTGTTAGAGTAATAGCTGCCTCCGACGACATTATCTGTGGTATACTGCGTAAAGCCAGGGTACGGGGGCCAAACCGCTCTAGAACAATACCCGTCTCTTGCCACAGCTCCTTTCTTTGTTTCCATAAGGCCAACTCTGTTTCCGTAACGTCGAAAGTGTAAGGTACGAGTAAATGTTGAAGTGAAATGGCGCTTTGGTTCCAAGTTTCCCCGATTTGCTCATAAAGAACACGCTCGTGGGCGGCATGCTGATCCAACAAATAGATGCCGTTCGGGCCTTCTAGCACCAGGTATGTTTGCAGAACTTGTCCAATAAACGTGAGCTGGGGCCATATAGGGTCGGATAATGACTGTCTCGATTGCACTGTAGATAATACCTGCGAAGGCAGTATTTTGGCGGACGGCTGCAGGTCTTCAGCTGTTACAGTAATATACGAAGGGTCGGGTTCTTTCAGTTGCTGTTCGAAGCATTTTGCTGAATTGTCAGCCTGTCCAGACATTTGGGTGCTTGGGGGAAAATCAAATGTTAACCGCGGTTGCAGAACCGTTTTTACTGCTCGGTGAACAAACTGCCATATTTCTCTTTCCTTGCTCAGGCGAACCTCCAGTTTAGCCGGATGAACATTTATGTCCACCAGTTCAGGCTCAACTTCCAGCTCCAGACAAAATACTGGATGGCAGTTTCGCACTAATTGTGGCTCGAATGCTGTTTCCACAGCTGAAAGAAGCAGAGGGCTTTTTACCCAGCGCCCGTTGATGATTATTATTTGGTGATTTCTACTTCGGCGGGCTAATTCCGGCGGAGCTACATATCCCGACAGGCTGCCCACGGGGGTTACTGTGTCAATCTCCAGCCACGGAATAAAAGTCCCTTTTCCTAGGATGAGCTCTACCACTTCCTTACGTTCTCCCGATCCAGAAGTAGTTATTAGTTCCCGTCCTTGGTTAAAAGCTCGAAAGGACACGTCCGGTCTCACCAAAGCCATCCTGGTTACCACTTCCGTAATATGTCTAAGCTCGGTACGTTTACTTTTTAAGAACTTGAATCGGGCTGGAGTATTGAAAAACAAGTTGCGTACTGATATCCAAGTACCAGCCACGGCCTGACATGGGCTGACTTCCAGTTGTGAACCGCCGTCGGTGATGACACGTACACCTGCTAGTGCGTCTTTGGTGGCAGTGATTAGCTCAAACTGAGAGACAGCGGCAATACTTGGTAAGGCCTCGCCTCGAAAGCCCAGGGTTCTGATAGCTAACAAGTCACTGGCGGAGCTAATTTTAGACGTGGCGTGGCGTTCAAGTGCCAGTACGGCATTATCGGCGCTCATGCCGATGCCGTCATCCCGCACTGCTATCAGTTTACAACCGGCGTCTTCCAATTCCAGCTCAATACGTCTGGCGTCGGCATCAAGAGAATTCTCTATTAGTTCTTTTACTACCGAGGCTGGCCGCTGGACCACTTCTCCAGCCGCTATTTGCTGAACTACCTGGTTTGAAAGCACTTCAATCTTACGCAAGTTGCTCCACCTCTTGTCGCAGTTGTTCCTGTAAAGCTGCCACGCGAAGCTGTAATTCAAGCGGTGGAATTTTAGTTAAATTGAGCTCGAGGAAGTCACGCAATAATCTTTTCCAGGCTGGGGCCAAAATTGTTTCAGGCTCAGTGGTTTCGTGTTGGAGGGTGAGGGAGGCTAAGATCCGGGCCGCCCTGCCCAAGACGGCTTCCGGCAAGCCGGCTAAGCGCGCTACTTGGATTCCATAACTGCGGTCACTGCCACCAGGAATGACTTTGTGCAAAAAGAGTAACTCCTGTTGTTGCTCTATCACGGCCATATTGTAGTTCTTAACACAGCCGAGCTCTTTGGCTAGGGTTGTAAGCTCGTGGTAGTGGGTGGAGAAGAGAGTCTTGCAGCCCACCTGCGTTGCCAGATGCTCGGCAATGGCCTGGGCCAAACTAAGACCGTCCAAAGTACTGGTACCGCGGCCCACCTCATCCAAAACAACCAGACTGTGCTCTGTAGCTTCACGGAGTATCACTTCGCATTCGCGCATTTCCACCATAAAGGTACTATCCCCTGCAGTCAAATCATCAGAGGCGCCTACACGGGTAAAAATCCGATCCACCACACCTATGTGCGCCTTGGAGGCCGGGACAAAACTACCTATTTGAGCTAAGAGGATGTTTAGAGCCACCTGCCGAATAAAAGTGGATTTTCCGGCCATGTTAGGTCCAGTTAGGAGGATAAAGCGATGGTTGTTACTGTCTAAATAGACATCGTTGGGCACAAACGGGCTATTAGGGCGCAGGCTCTCTACTACCGGATGGCGACTGCTCTCCAGCTGGATGATATTGCTTTCGTCTACTGTGGGCTGTACATAATTATTCCGACTTGCCACTTCGGCATACGCGGCGAGAACGTCCACACAGGCAATGGCGTTGGCAGTAGTTCGAATAGCAGCCGCCTCAGCAGCAACTCGGTGGCGTAATTGTTGAAAAGCCTCGTATTCCAGCTGGGTGAGGCGTTCCTGAGCGCCAAGAATTTCCCCTTCACGTTCTTTTAATTCCGGAGTAATAAAGCGTTCCGAGCCCACCAAGGTTTGCCGGCGAATATAATTCGGCGGAACGCTATCTAAATTGGCCTTAGTAACTTCTATGTAATAACCAAATACTCTGTTGTAACCTACCTTTAGCGACTTAATGCCGGTACGCTCTCGTTCACGGCCTTCCAGGTCTGCTACCCACTGGCGGCCTCCCTGGGTAAGTTCTCTTAAGCGATCGATCTTGGTATCATAACCGGGTCGTATTATGCCGCCCTCCCGGGCCGACACCGGCGGATCATCCACCAACGTTCGGTGCAGTATGGTAGCCAGACTAATCAGTGGATCCAAGTGGGAACACAGGCGCTGAGTGGCCGGCATATCTAAGACAAGTTGTTCAAGGTTGGGGAGCAAGTCACAGGCTGAACGCAAAGAGCCTAAGTCCTTTGGGGTAGCTGTACCATAGGCAACTTTGCCCAATAAGCGTTCCAGGTCCGGGACTTGGCGCAAAAGCTTTCTGGCTTGGGCCCGACGAGCATCTTTAGCCAATAGCTCGGCTACGGCCTCCAAGCGGCGGTTGATAGCTGAGACTGATCGTAAGGGCTGTTCCAGCCATTGGCGCAGTAACCGCCCGCCCATGGCGGTAACCGTAAGGTCCATGATTCCCAATAGGGATCCTTGCACCTTATTGTCATGCAAGCTGCGAGTCAGTTCTAGATTCCTGCGGGTAAAGGTGTCCATAAGCATATAGGAACTGACACTATAAGGAACAAGCTCCGTTACGTGGACAGGGATCGTCTGCTGCGTTTCCTCAAGATAAATCAAAGCGGCACCGGCGGCTGTAAGTCCGATACCGAGTTCTGTGCAAGTGAAGCGCTCACGATAATTGGTGCCCCAGAGGTCTCTCAGTGCTGCCTCAGTTTGGTCGGAATGCCACTTGTCAGGTGCTATTGTACCTAAGGGAAATGGGCAGACAGCGGCAATGCGGCCCCTTAAGGCCTGATTCTGTTCCAATTCCGGAGCTAGGAGTCCCTCTGCCGGTCGCAGGCGGACTAGCTCGTCCAGCAGCAGCTGGGTTTCTTCCGTCGGAATTTCAGTCACTCTAAGTTCACCTGTACCTGCATCTAACACGGCAAAGCCAAAAGCATGCTTGTCAGCAGCTAGAGCAACCAGGAAATTATTGCATTTTTCCTCTAGGGTGTCGCTATCTAGGAAGGTACCGGCAGTTATGGTGCGTACCACCCGTCTTTCCACCAGACCCTGGGCTAGTTTTGGATCCTCTACCTGCTCGCAGATGGCTACCTTATAGCCACTGGTGACTAAACGGGCAATGTAGCTATCGGCAGCATGGTATGGAATGCCGCACATGGGGGCCCGCTTACCGCCACCAGCGTCACGCCCTGTTAGAGTAAGACCCAGTACTTGGGCTGCTGTTTCAGCGTCATCAAAAAACATTTCGTAGAAATCACCTAAGCGGAAAAAGAGGATAGCGTCAGGATAATTGTGTTTTATGTCCCAGTATTGCTGCATCATGGGTGTTAAATGTGCCATTAGATCCCCTCCCCCTCTTTCCTCTATCTCACCTTGACCCGGTCCCGCCCACAGACTTCATGTTCCCGTGCAATGTCCACGTATAGGCGCGCTTAATAGTCACAGTCACGAGCTCACCCATCAACTGTTCTGATCCGCTAAAGTGAACCAACTTATTTGTGCGCGTGCGGCCGGACAGCATGTTGGGATTGTTTTTGCTCGGCCCTTCAACCAGTATTTCCATGTCTCGTCCCACCAGAGCCTGGTTCAGATTGCGGCTGATCTGGTTTTGAGTAGTATTAAGATAACTTAGCCGCTCCTTCTTCACCTTTTCGGGGACTTGACCGGTGAGGGTGGCGGCTTTAGTTCCCTCCCTTGGAGAAAAGATAAAGGTGTAGGCAGCGTCAAAATGCACTCTCTTCACCAGATCAATGGTGGCGGCTAAATCCTCGTCTGTTTCTCCTGGGAAGCCGACGATTAAGTCAGTGGTAATGCTCGCCTCCGGAATCAAATCCCGGATGCTCTCAACCAGACTGAAATAGTGTTCTCGGGTGTAGCCGCGGTTCATTAACGAGAGGATGCGGTTACTCCCCGACTGGATGGGCAAATGAAAATGCTCACACACAGTGCGGCTGTTCTTGACAGCCAGGATCATGTCCTTGGTAAAATCGCGGGGATGTGAGGTCATATAGCGGATTCGTTCTAATCCGGGGAGAACGTCAAGCATCTTCAACAGGCTGACAAAATCAGTTGGTCCTCCCAGGTCTCGACCGTAAGCGTTTACGTTTTGTCCCAGCAACATGATTTCTGTATAGCCTGCGTCCAAGGCTTTCTTAACCTCACAAATAATAGCCTCCGGCTCTCTGCTTCGTTCAGGACCACGAACGTAGGGCACAATACAATAAGAACAGAAGTTGTTACAGCCGTAGGTGATGTTCACATAAGCGCGCACGCCGTCAGCACGCGCCAGCGGAAGATTTTCTAGATCCCCGTCCTCGCCCACATGGATAGCACGCCGGTAACTGACAGAGAGATCACCTAGAAGCTCTGTGAGTTTCCCTAGCTGTTGAGTACCTAGAACAAAATCAACATGTGGACACAGTGTAAACACTTTCTCCTGATCTTTTTGGGCTAGACAACCGGTCAGGCCAATAATAAGATCAGGTTTATCGATCTTAAGAGCTTTTAGCTGGTTGATCTGACCGTAAATCTTGCGCTCCGCTGTCTCACGGACACAGCAGGTCTGAAAAACAATCACATCAGCTTCAGCTTCGTTGTCAGTGGGGGTGTAACCCGCTTGCTGCAACTGGCCGGCCAGAGTTTCGGCATCACGAAAGCTCATCTGGCAACCAGATACCTTAAGTAAGTATTTGCCCGCTGTCATATTTCCCATCCTTCCTCAATCTTTCCCTATTATAGCAAAAAGCCAGTCAGCGTACAAAGCCACGGTTGCTGGCTGGCCTAAAGTCATGTTAACTGACAACCCGGGCAAAACTCTTGGACGAACACACAATCTGAGTTGGATTCTTAACTACTTTTATGTTGGAAACAGTTAAATCTTCGGTTCCCTGCAAATGCAACTGCTCTGTTTTGAGAATGCGGATGTAATCAATTATTTCACGGGTAAAACGTTCGCCGGGGCAAATAAGAGGAATTCCAGGAGGGTATGCCATTACCATTTCAGCACTAATTTCCCCTTCTGCGTTCTCAATAGAGACAAGCCTGGTTTCACTGTGAAAGGCTTCTGCCGGTGATAAGACCAGTTCAGGAAGCTCTGGCAGATAAGCAGGATACTTTACTATGTTACATTGTCCCCGGTTCTTACTTACGGCTTTTAGTGTATCCACCAAAGTTCGTACAGTCTGCTCATTATCACCGATAGTGACTAGGAAGAGGGTATTATATAGGTCGGAAAGCTCGGCCTGAAGACGGTAGCGTATCCGCAGGTGCCTTTCTAATTCATGCCCAGACATGCCTAGTTTTCTTGTATTCACCAAGATCTTAATCGGATCCACGGCAATGCTGCCCTCATTATTCAATACCGTTTCGTCTAACAGAGTAATACCCGGTACGCTAGCTAACTCCAGGCGCACCCAGCGGGCCAGTTGCAAGGTGCGACCTATGGTTTCGTAGCCAGAAGTAGCTAACTGTTTACGAGCCATATCCAAGGAGGCTAGAAGCAAATAGGAAGGGCTAGTGGTTTGGGTCAGGTTGAGTACCGCTTTTACTCTGTTAGAATCAATGAGACCTTCGTTAACGAGGAGGAGAGAGCTTTGAGTGAGAGAGCCCCCTAACTTGTGGACACTGGTAGCTATCATGTCGGCACCTGCCTGGGCACCGCTTTGGGGCAGATCCGGGTGGAAGCCCAGATGAGCGCCATGGGCTTCGTCCACAATTACAGCTAAGCCGTGAGCATGGGCCAGGCGAACGATATCTTCTAAAGGTGAAGCAACTCCGTAGTAAGTGGGATTGATAATAAAGACAGCTTTGGCTCTTGGATGCTGCTGTATTGCGCAAGCTACCTTTTCTAAACTAACCCCCATGGCGATGCCAAAGTAGTCATCCACATCCGGTTCGATGTAAACTGGTCGTGCCCCACTGAGAATGATACCCCCGGTAGCTGACTTGTGGGCGTTACGGGGTAAGATAAGTTCGTCTCCCGGAGCGCATATGCTCATGATCATGGCTTGAATTCCGGATGTAGTGCCGTTAACTAGAAAGTGAGCGTGGTCAGCACCCCAAGCCGCTGCGGCCAACTCCTCTGCTTCTTTGATCACACCTAAGGGGTTGCAGATATTGTCCAGTCCCTCCACCGCAGTTAAGTCGATATTCATTACGTTTTGACCCACAAACTGAGTAAAGTCTGCTAAACCGCGCCCTTGTTTATGGCCGGGCACGTGGAACGGTATTGCACCGGCCTCTACATAATCTTTCAGGGCGCGGAATATTGGGGTCTCTTCTTGTGCAGGAATCACCAGTTTCACTCCTTTCACTCTTAGGAACACGTCTATTTAAGCATAGATGGGGCTGTAATGCAAGATAGTAAGGCCCCACTTAAGACAAAAAAATGCGCTCCTTTAGGTTTCACTTTTTGTTTACAAGGAGCTTGTTGTGGCCAAAAAACAAGACCTCCATCCCCTAAAGGATGAAGGTCAAAACTAGGGCTTGGGTTTCACGACCCTTGTTGTTGGTAAAAAAGCATCTTCTTAAGCTCTGCGTTATGTTTTCTTAGACTCGCCAGAGTTGACTCGTATTCATGCAATTGGGCTTGTTGAAGAACAAGTAGGTTCATGAGAATGCGCCGCCCCAAGCGCAGTTTCTCAATCCGGGCGTTAAGCTGACTAATCTTGTTATTAAGGCTCTGTTCACGCGCAGCTAAACTAATGTTGTTCTCCATTGGGTCACCGCCTGCAATATGGTAAGGCTAATCTACAATAATTTTATGCAGGCAATGAGAAAGCTATACGACAGATGGCTTTTACTGTAACAGAGTTATCATTATACCGGCTGCTACTGCTGAGCCAATAACACCGGCCACATTAGGCCCCATAGCATGCATAAGCAGGAAATTGCCTGGGTGTTCTTGTTGACCTACTACCTGAGATACACGGGCAGCCATGGGAACGGCCGATACACCAGCGGAACCGATAAGAGGATTGATTTTGCCACCGGAAAGCTTGTACATAAGCCGACCCAGGAGCACGCCGCCGGCTGTACCACCGGCAAAAGCAACTAAGCCTAGAGCAACCAGTAAAATGGTCTTGAGATTAAGGAAGTTTTCAGCACTCATGGTAGCACCAACCGAGGTTGCCAGAAAAATGGTAACAATGTTGATGAGCTCGTTTTGAGCCGTTTTGGACAATCTTTCGGTAACGCCGCTTTCGCGGAGCAGGTTACCCAGCATGAGCATGCCTAACAGAGGAGCAATGGCCGGTAACAGCAACGTTACCAGCAACGTGCAAATAATAGGGAACAGAATCTTTTCTGTTTGTGAAACCTCGCGTAGCTGCTCCATAACCACCTGACGTTCTTCTTTGGTTGTTAAGGCTCTCATAATAGGCGGCTGAATCAACGGTACTAAAGACATGTAGGAGTAGGCAGCTACAGCAACAGGTCCGACCAAGTTCGGAGCCAGCTTCATGGTTACATAAATGGCGGTTGGGCCGTCGGCCCCACCGATGATGCCGATAGATGCGGATTCACGAATAGTAAACCCCAATAAATCAGCACCGATCAAAGCAATATAGACACCAATTTGAGCTGCAGCTCCCAATAAAATGGTACTTGGGTTGGCTAGCAGCGGGCCAAAATCGGTCATGGCCCCCACACCCATAAAGATAAGAGGCGGGAAAATCTCATGTTCAACCCCAAAATACAAGTATTTTAGCAACCCGCCTTCATCCATAAGGCCGGTAAGGGGCAAATTGGCCAGAACACAGCCAAATCCAATCGGCATTAGAAGTAACGGTTCAAATTTCTTGAATATAGCTAGATAAAGCAGAACACAACCGACAATTAACATGACTACGTTACCCCAAGTCAACGCACTAAGGCCGGTGCTCTGAGCCAGGGCGGCCAGACTTTCAATTGTACTCATTTCTTCACTCCCCCGGTCCGATTCATGCCAAGTTCAGAAGCACATCACCTGTATTTACTGACTGACCTACACTGACAAATACCTCGCCCACTGTACCATCGCTGGGAGCAATAATTTCGTTTTCCATTTTC encodes:
- a CDS encoding tRNA (adenosine(37)-N6)-dimethylallyltransferase MiaA; this encodes MDPLLVILGPTAVGKTNIAIKVAHQLNGEIISADSMQVYRHLNIGTA
- a CDS encoding sodium ion-translocating decarboxylase subunit beta; its protein translation is MSTIESLAALAQSTGLSALTWGNVVMLIVGCVLLYLAIFKKFEPLLLMPIGFGCVLANLPLTGLMDEGGLLKYLYFGVEHEIFPPLIFMGVGAMTDFGPLLANPSTILLGAAAQIGVYIALIGADLLGFTIRESASIGIIGGADGPTAIYVTMKLAPNLVGPVAVAAYSYMSLVPLIQPPIMRALTTKEERQVVMEQLREVSQTEKILFPIICTLLVTLLLPAIAPLLGMLMLGNLLRESGVTERLSKTAQNELINIVTIFLATSVGATMSAENFLNLKTILLVALGLVAFAGGTAGGVLLGRLMYKLSGGKINPLIGSAGVSAVPMAARVSQVVGQQEHPGNFLLMHAMGPNVAGVIGSAVAAGIMITLLQ
- the mutS gene encoding DNA mismatch repair protein MutS — its product is MAHLTPMMQQYWDIKHNYPDAILFFRLGDFYEMFFDDAETAAQVLGLTLTGRDAGGGKRAPMCGIPYHAADSYIARLVTSGYKVAICEQVEDPKLAQGLVERRVVRTITAGTFLDSDTLEEKCNNFLVALAADKHAFGFAVLDAGTGELRVTEIPTEETQLLLDELVRLRPAEGLLAPELEQNQALRGRIAAVCPFPLGTIAPDKWHSDQTEAALRDLWGTNYRERFTCTELGIGLTAAGAALIYLEETQQTIPVHVTELVPYSVSSYMLMDTFTRRNLELTRSLHDNKVQGSLLGIMDLTVTAMGGRLLRQWLEQPLRSVSAINRRLEAVAELLAKDARRAQARKLLRQVPDLERLLGKVAYGTATPKDLGSLRSACDLLPNLEQLVLDMPATQRLCSHLDPLISLATILHRTLVDDPPVSAREGGIIRPGYDTKIDRLRELTQGGRQWVADLEGRERERTGIKSLKVGYNRVFGYYIEVTKANLDSVPPNYIRRQTLVGSERFITPELKEREGEILGAQERLTQLEYEAFQQLRHRVAAEAAAIRTTANAIACVDVLAAYAEVASRNNYVQPTVDESNIIQLESSRHPVVESLRPNSPFVPNDVYLDSNNHRFILLTGPNMAGKSTFIRQVALNILLAQIGSFVPASKAHIGVVDRIFTRVGASDDLTAGDSTFMVEMRECEVILREATEHSLVVLDEVGRGTSTLDGLSLAQAIAEHLATQVGCKTLFSTHYHELTTLAKELGCVKNYNMAVIEQQQELLFLHKVIPGGSDRSYGIQVARLAGLPEAVLGRAARILASLTLQHETTEPETILAPAWKRLLRDFLELNLTKIPPLELQLRVAALQEQLRQEVEQLA
- a CDS encoding aminotransferase class I/II-fold pyridoxal phosphate-dependent enzyme, translating into MIPAQEETPIFRALKDYVEAGAIPFHVPGHKQGRGLADFTQFVGQNVMNIDLTAVEGLDNICNPLGVIKEAEELAAAAWGADHAHFLVNGTTSGIQAMIMSICAPGDELILPRNAHKSATGGIILSGARPVYIEPDVDDYFGIAMGVSLEKVACAIQQHPRAKAVFIINPTYYGVASPLEDIVRLAHAHGLAVIVDEAHGAHLGFHPDLPQSGAQAGADMIATSVHKLGGSLTQSSLLLVNEGLIDSNRVKAVLNLTQTTSPSYLLLASLDMARKQLATSGYETIGRTLQLARWVRLELASVPGITLLDETVLNNEGSIAVDPIKILVNTRKLGMSGHELERHLRIRYRLQAELSDLYNTLFLVTIGDNEQTVRTLVDTLKAVSKNRGQCNIVKYPAYLPELPELVLSPAEAFHSETRLVSIENAEGEISAEMVMAYPPGIPLICPGERFTREIIDYIRILKTEQLHLQGTEDLTVSNIKVVKNPTQIVCSSKSFARVVS
- the mutL gene encoding DNA mismatch repair endonuclease MutL, with translation MRKIEVLSNQVVQQIAAGEVVQRPASVVKELIENSLDADARRIELELEDAGCKLIAVRDDGIGMSADNAVLALERHATSKISSASDLLAIRTLGFRGEALPSIAAVSQFELITATKDALAGVRVITDGGSQLEVSPCQAVAGTWISVRNLFFNTPARFKFLKSKRTELRHITEVVTRMALVRPDVSFRAFNQGRELITTSGSGERKEVVELILGKGTFIPWLEIDTVTPVGSLSGYVAPPELARRSRNHQIIIINGRWVKSPLLLSAVETAFEPQLVRNCHPVFCLELEVEPELVDINVHPAKLEVRLSKEREIWQFVHRAVKTVLQPRLTFDFPPSTQMSGQADNSAKCFEQQLKEPDPSYITVTAEDLQPSAKILPSQVLSTVQSRQSLSDPIWPQLTFIGQVLQTYLVLEGPNGIYLLDQHAAHERVLYEQIGETWNQSAISLQHLLVPYTFDVTETELALWKQRKELWQETGIVLERFGPRTLALRSIPQIMSSEAAITLTQELLNEESDPRDQLTWEQQRQRLQVTLACHAAIRAGQSVTVEDANLLLTQLSHCQHPYNCPHGRPTLVWLSRDELDRRFWRRVT
- the miaB gene encoding tRNA (N6-isopentenyl adenosine(37)-C2)-methylthiotransferase MiaB, producing MTAGKYLLKVSGCQMSFRDAETLAGQLQQAGYTPTDNEAEADVIVFQTCCVRETAERKIYGQINQLKALKIDKPDLIIGLTGCLAQKDQEKVFTLCPHVDFVLGTQQLGKLTELLGDLSVSYRRAIHVGEDGDLENLPLARADGVRAYVNITYGCNNFCSYCIVPYVRGPERSREPEAIICEVKKALDAGYTEIMLLGQNVNAYGRDLGGPTDFVSLLKMLDVLPGLERIRYMTSHPRDFTKDMILAVKNSRTVCEHFHLPIQSGSNRILSLMNRGYTREHYFSLVESIRDLIPEASITTDLIVGFPGETDEDLAATIDLVKRVHFDAAYTFIFSPREGTKAATLTGQVPEKVKKERLSYLNTTQNQISRNLNQALVGRDMEILVEGPSKNNPNMLSGRTRTNKLVHFSGSEQLMGELVTVTIKRAYTWTLHGNMKSVGGTGSR